From the Leptospira andrefontaineae genome, the window AATCTTCCGGATCTGAAAAACAAGATCGTCCTAACTGTCATTCCGATCCTGAATCAACTGTTCATGAATGCGGATGTAAAAAGGAAAATTCCGACCGGATCTTCTCACAAATCAGGATCTTCTCTTATTATATAACCGTTCCTCATATCTATATTATTCCTAGTCTCGGATCTACATTTAAAATGAAAGATGTATATTCCGAGGAATTATCAAAAGCTCATAACCGAAAACTAAAACGTCCCCCTAAACATATTTCCTTAACTTAATCGAATCGTCTTCCAAGATCTGACTACTCTGTTTTGGAAGAATCTTAAATGTATATTCATAATATTAAGGAAAGTAAATATGCTATCTCGCCATATTTCAACAGCCGCGATCATTCTCGCATTCTTTCATTTCGATTGCTCCCAATTGGGATCTCTATCGAACGGAACTTCATCAGAACAACAACTTATGCAGACTCTTGTATTCGGAGTAGCAGCAAAAGAAGGATGTTCCACCCAAAGTTTAACTCCAATTTCGAATACTCTCTCCTACGTACATCCCGTGCGCACAAGATATGATATTCAAAATTGTTCTCCTAGTGATCTAGTAAGCCTAGGATTCACAGGCAATACTTCTCAATTAGCAAAAGGACTGAGTGGCAATTCTTCCGACTCAGTATTTTATAGCTTGGGAAATGTTGTTCTTCCTAGTGCAAACGGAGGAACAAATTTAGAAGTTTCCTTCTCCCTAAAATCCGGCGGAAGCCTGACTGCTTATGTGTATGGATCAGGAACCCCAATCTCCGGTCCAGCATTACGACTAACGGATTCCAGCAAGGAACAATTCTACTCCAATATGTCTGGAGACTTTGCAGTGGTAAGCAAAGGAACTGCAGCGTTGTCCCCTGACACAAAATACACATACTGCATTGATTTTCAATACGCAAGTTCGGAGCAATGGATCAATGCCTGGCCAAAGGCCTGTTCTGAAGTGTCTCAATCAGATCGGAGTTCAATGATGATGTTCCCAGTCATGCAGATGATGAGTGTACCTTCCTATTCCGGAAACAAGATCGGCTTCATCTTGAATGGAGCCAAACTAACGTCTTTTACGATCGGTTCGATTTTGTCCCAAGTCGATTGATCGCTTCCACTGGGGCCGCTTAAGCGGCCCTCTTTTTTGGTCCGGATACTCGGAGGTAATCATGAAGTATCACGTTTCTATAGTAATATTTTTAATTATATTATCTTTTAATAATGTCCATTCTGAAGGGATCGATATTCCCAAACCGGAAGAGGTCGATCCTCACGCTCACCATCGTAAAGAATCAAAAGAACAAGGTCATCAACATGAATTAAGGGCAGATCAAATCGCTCCCGCAGGCCTGATGTTTCCTCATGTGCATCAAAAAGGGTCCTGGGTTTTAGATTTTCGGTATATGGGAATGCAAATGGCAGGACTTCTGAACGGAAGCAAATCTACGGGAACTTATGAAACACTTTGGTTTCCGCAGTTCGATCCAAGTGTTTCCATGCCTAGCGGTAGCTTGCTCACAGGTGGTCCAAACATTCCTCAAACTTCAGTCAACGGATACCGTTATATGTCGGTTCCTAAATCTATGCTGATGGAATCGTATATGACAAGTGCAATGTATGGAGTTTCGGACGATACGATGATTATGTTTATGGTTCCGGTTATGAAAAACCAAATGATGATGGAGACAAGCAACTTTGATTCTTCTGCGATGAAATCCGGAGGTGTAGGAGATATTTCTTTTTCTGCAGCACATCGTATCCTAAAACGGAATGATCATGAAGTCTTTCTGAATTTCGGGATTTCTCTTCCAACCGGCTCCATTGATGAACGAGACTGGATGCCGATGATGGGAAACCAAAAAGTTCCGTATAATATGCAACCAGGTACCGGGACTATCAATTATTTGCCCGGGATTGCTTACTCAGGAAAATCGGATCGATTTTCTTGGGGATTAGGAGCAAATGCAAATCTTCGCAGTTCAAAAAATCAAAACCAATATCGTTTCGGAAATATATACGAACTTAATTCCTGGATCGCTTATTCTATATTTTCTTGGACAAGCGTTTCTATTCGAGTGCAGGCAGTTTATTGGGATAATATTAAAGGACAGGACGGTTCATTAGACCCGAAGATGGATCCTCAAAACGATCCGAACCGACAAGGAGGAAATCGTACAGATGCGTTACTAGGTATGAATTTCCTTTTAGATGAAAAAATTCGATTCGGTTTCGAAGTCGGCAAACCCTTTCACCAACATTTAAACGGCCCCCAACTCGCAATGCAAACTATGTTCAATGTATTTGTTCGTTATGATCTGAATTAATACATAGTGTAGAAGGCCCAAATTAATTCGTGTTCCGGGCCTTCTAACTTTTTAGAAATTTCGAACTAAAAATCTTTTATAAGAAATGCTTAAAGGCATCATAACCCAAAACACCAAGAACAAAATAGATAATAATATGACGACCGAAGTTCCCAAACTTCTAATAAGAAATGCGCCTGAGAATCCAAGCAACACGGAAGCCTTTGTCTGAAGAATAATTAAGATCCTTACAAGATCGACTGGATTAAATAGAATCACGAGTAATGCAGGGATCTCTACCGGATAATCTCCCAAATAGATACTCAACATAAATACGAACGAATCAAAAAGTAAAAAGAAATATAACCAGACGAGCAAGGCTCCCGATACGATCAATTCTCCCTTTTTAAAAAAAGAAGCCAATAAAAATCCCAAAGAAACGAATACTAAGATCAGTATAGTGCCGAAAAAGATCAGCTCAACAAATAAGATCGCTAGTTTAAGATCACTAAAAAGAAATGGAACTCCAGGAATTCCAAGACCGACCAGAAAACTTAAAAAAAGAGATAAACTTACTCCGCAGTATTTTCCGAAAAAATATTGAGACCTTGTTAACGATTTAGAAAGAAGTACTTCTGCAAAAGGAAGTGAATCGTTAAATGTTAAACCTGCAAATGTAATAGAAAATAAAGGTACAACAAATAGGACTAGATTCATCTGGCTTACAACCAATCTTCCTCCACTTTCATCGCCGAAATAGTTGAGTGCTCCTGAAGATATTGCAAGAAAACCGGCAAATACAAACATCCATTTGCTTCTGATATTTTCCCTTAGTTCGAATAAGATTAATTCATTCATATTCTTTCCGAATACTTGGTATTCCAAAATTCCATTAATGTATTCTGGAGATTCCCTTTATCCTTGTTCTTTATAAAATTTTCAGGAGAGTCCTCGATTAATAAAGAACCTTCTGACATTAGCAAAAAACGATCCGCAATTTCTTCCACTTCGCTTAGAATATGAGTTGAGAATACAAGCAAGGCTCCTTCTTTCTTTTTTCTAATTAAAATTTCCTTTAAAAGATTCGAAATGTAAGGATCTAAACTCGCAGTGGGTTCATCCACTATATATACGGGCTTTCTGATCGAAAAACATTGCAGTATATTGACTTTTTGTTTCGTTCCTCCGGACAAAGATCCGAATTTTATATTTTCATAATTCTTCAAACCGAGTAGGTCGAATAATTCCTGAAATTCTTTCGGATCAGAAGATTCCAGTTTTTTCAGAAAATCCACAAGTTCGGATACCTTTACATTTTTAGGAAATAAAGGGGCTTGGGGCATATAACCGATCTTGAAATTAGTATACCCTTCTCCTTCTCCCTTAAATTCTATACTACCGTTATTAGGTTTTACCAAACCTACTATACTTTTGAGCACTGAACTTTTTCCAGAGCCGTTAGGACCGATCAGAGAAAGAATACTTCCTGCCTCCGCATCGAAAGAGATCCCTTTTACTGCGATTGATTTTCCATATTGAACTGTTAAGTTCTTCACCTGCATCATACATGGCTCCTCATCTTTGGTTTTGGATCTTCCAGATCGATTGGAGTAACGATCGGAAATGCCTTTTCGATTGCTTGTAAAAAGTTCACAACTGGAGAATTATAAAGAACCATTAGAAACGGATAAACCACTACCCAATATCCGAAAAAATGAACGGGTTTATGAGGAATATCCCCGAATCGATCCAGATCCAAATCGTAACCGTCGTAAGTATCCCAAAAATTTTCTTTGAATGAATTTGTACTATGTTTCGTATTCGTACTAATATCGAATACGTTCTCCTTGAAATCATTTTGAACAAACTGATTGGATTCACTATTTCCTAATATACGAACTCCCCAGCCGTTATCTCTTAAAATATTGTGTGTAAAATAATTGCGATTACATCCATCCGCGAAGACGGCTACAGTATTATGAACGAATGAATTTTTCGTAAGAATACTTTCCGAAATTTCTTTGAGTAAAAGACCATATGAACTATCCCCCCAGTTATTCTCAAAACGGTTGTTTTCGATGAGTATATTTTTACTGTACATCACCGCAACTCCAGCCGAGTTGTTTTCGAATCTGTTCCCCCTAAAATCGTTCTCCGAAGAAAACATGAAGTGCATTCCGTAACGAATATTATCGTGCGAAAAATTCTCCTCTATTTTGAGATTACTCGAGAACTCCAGATAGATCCCGTCCCTATGCCTTTTTAGTTCATTCCCTTCTATCCTGATCCCTTTAGAAGACCAAAGATGGATCCCATTCCCTCCGGAAACCTCGTTTACCGCATTTCCTGAAGAATTGTTTACTCGTATATTACAATCTTCTACTTCTGCGAGATAGATTGCGTATGCATTGTCCTCAAACTGATTATTTTCTATTATGCAAGACTTTACTTTTTCTGCATGTATTCCGGCATACTCCGACGTATCGGAAACTCCACTTCCTATAATTCTAAATCCTCGGATCGTTACATTATTGGATCGAATATCCAGCACATGTTTTTCTTTTTTGCCATCTAAGATCGCGCCGACAGAACCTTCTAAAACCAAAGGTTTTGATATGGATATCATACCTTCCTGATAGATCCCTTTTCTAATCCGGATTATATCTCCTTGGTTTGCAGAATCTATTGCTGCTTGAACGGAAGAGAATCGACAATTCTCCTTACATACTTCTAATTCTTTGGAAAAAATATCGGAAGTGGTTAAACAAAAGAAGAAGGCGAATATCGCAATCGATCGCGAATATCCGAAATGAATCTGGAAAGTTTCAGGACCCCAATCACTGATTTTTTTCATTGTTTCGACTCCAAATAGAGCCTTTATGCGTATTCAAAAATTCTTTTGCTCTGTCCATAGAGGAGAAAGCGGCAATACCTTCTCCCATAGGGGAACGCAGTTCCGAAGAACGGACCAATACCGCTCCTTCTTCGGAAATCATTCGATCTGGATTTTCAAAATCGGTAAACCAAACCGATCCGGAAGAATACCTTGCGGACTTCTCAAATGAATGAGAACATTCTATGGAGTCGAAATAGTATCTTCTCCCCTTTTCAGTTAATAACTGAGCGTGGAAACGTTTATCCACGATTGCCATTGAACAATGAGCACAAAGTTCTCTTCCGAATTCAGGAAGTATCGGTTCTCTTTTGGAACAGAAAACCGAATTCGATACCACCAAGAGCAAGATGATCACCGGTAAACCGGCCCTAGCTTGAAACATCTATCCTCCTTTTCTCGTCCCATATCACCCAAATGAGAATTCCAAGAGAAACAAACAGAATAATCCCTCCCCAAGAAGGAAAACTGCAAGCAGTGATATTTAACATTTCCTTACACCCTAAAAGTGGAGGTTGGTATGCCATACCCGGAACCACTATCGGAGCATCTGGATTTAGGTTATGTCCGTAATTATATTCCCATCTCCAAAAATCATACATTCCGAGGATCCCTAATATTATAATATTCAGAATTCCTAAAATTACCATATAAACTTTCGGATGAAGGAAGGTTACGAATGCTCCGAATATCAAAAATCCCAAAACATAGGGCATAAACAATAGTTCGGGAACAGATTCCGAAACGATCTCGTGCATTCCTATATAATGATTTAATAGATTAATATTCTGAAGATCGTAAGTAGAAGATCCTGTGATCTTATCGATCCAGATCTTCATTCCCAAACCTTCAGGATACTGTGGAGCATCTAAAGCGATATGCCAAATCGGCAAAAAATAAACTGATAGAAGCAAAAGACCGACTCCTAAAATTAGGAGCCGGTTCATTTTGGAGATCTTCTTTAAGAGAAGTTCCTGCATAAGATCCCTCGTTAAGGAAGCACCCTTATGTACTGCTGCATTTCTTGGTGAAGAGCCGAGCAGAAATCGGTGCAGTAGAACGGATAGATTCCAGGCTTAGGTGCTTTCCATTTGAAAGTCCTGGTCTGTCCAGGCATGATCAGAAGGTTAGGCATTTCAGGTGCCCCGCCCACTGCGAAACCGTGCGGAATATCAAAGTCTTGTTCCAAGTTAGTCACATGGAAGAAGACAGTATCACCACTTCTTACTTCGATAGTGTCCGGTTTAAAGTGAGAACGTATCTGTGTCATATAAACACGGACAGTATTTCCTTCACGAACAACTCTCGCATCCTTCTCATTCTTGATCGCATACGGATGTTTATTTTCTTCTAATGGATAAATTTTAGCAGCCTTATCCATGAGAAGTTTTGCAGGGATCATTTGGGAATAGTGAGGCTCTCCTACCGTTGGGAAATCGGAAAGTAATTCCGCTTTACCTCCGGAAATATCGTAAAGCTGAGCACTCTGAGGTAATTCCATACCAACGGGAAGATATCTATCTTTAGTGATCTTATTCAGCGCGATCAGATATTTTCCATACGGATCCTTAGAGCTACCACCTACGATAGAAAGGTGACCTACACTATAGTAAGCAGGAAGATGTTGTTCAACTTCCCAGGTTCCCAATTCCCATTTTACAACTTCCGAACTTACGAAACAGGAAGTATAAGCATATCCCTTCCCATCAAACTCTGTATGCAAAGGACCTAAACAAGGTTTTTTAACTTCTCCAGCAAGAGTGGATTCGTATTTTAAGATCGGAATATCCATGATCATCCCTGATCTATGTTCAGGCTTGTCTTTGACATCCATTAGTTTTGAAAAGGAGTGAACCGGAATAACCGTAGCAAGTTTTCCACCACCTACGATATATTCTCCTGTTGGATCCACGTCTGTTCCGTGAGGACTCTTAGGAGTAGGCATATAATACATGACTCCCGGACAATCCTTAGGTTGGAGCATTTTTACTCCGCTCAACTTTTCAGAAATGGCAGGCTGGTTCTCCGGTAGGTAATTTCTATAATATTCTCCCCCGAAGTTAGACGCCTTTCCTTGATCCAAGCATTGTTTAGCACGAACCCAGTTGAACGCTAGGATATAATCCTTATCATTCTTGGAAGCTCCTACTTCTATCATCTTATATGCTTGTTCAGAGTTATAAGATGTGAAGAAGCACCAGTCGTGAGATTTTCCTTTTCCGCAGTGCGATAGATCGTAATCGAAACCTGGAACAAGGATCTGCAATTCAATGGAAAGCCTTCCTGATTTAGGATCTACCTTCACCATAGAAACTGTTCCTTTAAAATCTCCTTTAGAGAAATTTTCTATAGGAACACTTGCTTGAGGTATCGGAACGGAGAAACGAGTCGCCGCCATCAGATACTCGGTATTTTCCGTAGCAAAAGGAGAAGCGTGGTTACCCGCACTATTTGGGATCTCAATGATCTCTTTAGTTTCAAAAGATCTCAAATCGATCCGAGCAAGTCTAGGCGAGTTATTTGCATTCATAAACAACCAACGACCATCTTGTTTTCCATCAGTCATGGATGCTTCAATATGATGGCTATCATCCCAAGGAACATACCCATTAGTAGTTCTAAGCATATTCTTAGTTTCTTCATCATATCCATAACCGTTCTCCGGAAAAACCGAGAAGACCGGAATGATCTTGAATAAACGTGTAGAAGGAATTCCATATACCGACATTTGCCCGCTGAACCCTCCTGAGAGGAAGGCGTAGACTTCATCCTTTTCTCCCGGCGCAACATACACACGCTTCGCCGCATCGGAAGCAAGTGCAGCTGTTGCAGCCCCACCTTTACACCCGTACCCTAAACCGATTAGGATCATCAGTCCGATAGGCACAAGATTCCTGAATTTGTGTTTTTTCATTTTCTTCCTCCCTTATTTCTTATCCATTTTTCTAAGATATTCCAGGATCTCTCTAGCTTCAGATTCTTGAACGTTTTGGAACGTCATCTGAGTTAGATGTTCCGCGAGAAGTTCCTGAGCAATCGGATCCTTTTGAGTCATTTCCATAGGATTCAAGATCATATTCATGATCCACTCCGGAGTCCTTCTCTCAGTTACTCCCTTTAATGCAGGCCCTACGACCTTCTCTTCGAATTTATGACAGGCACTACATTTTGTTTCGAAGTTCTGTTTCCCTTTTTGGGCCATACCTTCATCCAATGTGCCTAACGTAACAGAAGTGACCGGACCGATCCCCTTACTACCTACAGAGCTCTCGGCTTCCGCCGGTTTTTCTTTCCCACAATAAGAGAAAGCGATTAAACCCAACAGTACCGGAGTGATCTTACCGAATTTTATGATATTCTTAATTATCTTCATAAACACCCGAGCGTCCGGCTCTTTAGTTTTCTGAGATCAGATCTATGTCCGGACTTTCATTCATCTAACTACGTTCGGGAAAGAAGCTCCTTGACCCGGGTCAATCCGTCTCAAAAGCCTCCGATGATAATTGTCATACGGTCTGAAGATAGGTTTAACCGTTTTCAGATCGTCAAAACTTATATAAGAGAATCGAATGATAATGAGTAAGATATGGGATTAATGATCTTCGATGAGATATCTAAGGAAGAGATGTTATCTATCTTTTCAAGTGGAAGGAAACGGACTCTTAAAAAAGACGAATTTCTTTTTCATCAAGGAGATGAGACGGATTGTCTACATCTTCTTATAGAAGGTAAACTTCAAATATTCAAATATGATTCCAGTTCTAACGAGATCACTTTGAATTTTTTTAACCCTGTTTCTTTGATCGCAGAACTCGCACTGATTAACGGGATACCTTTCCCCGCCTCAGGCAGATTTGTAACGGACGGAGCGGTTCTTTCTCTTCCTTTTAAAGAATTACGTGAAAGAATAAAAACGGATATTCCTTTAAATCATCTTCTGATCCAATCTTTGTTCAGTAAGATCCAAGCATTAAATCTTTCTATCAATCGAGGAATGACTATGGATTCTTTACAAAGAGTCGCTCACTTCTTGTATTATCTTCCCGAAAACCAAGCAACACTTGCACATTCGCAGATTGCTTCTATGCTCGCGCTGAGACCTGAAACTTTCTCCAGAACACTCAAACAACTCAAAGACCAAGGAATCATAAATCCGGAAAGAGGATTGATAGAAGTTTTGAAAAAAGAAGAATTAAAAAACTTTTTCTAATACTCCTTAAGGTAGAAGGTCCGCTAAAAAGTAAAACCTCTCGAATACGCAAGCCCCAATACTGCGATCAATAAAGAGATCAGAAGATTGATCCTACCGAAAATAGACGCATATTTTCTACTACGACTATCCGATTTGACTCCATTTTGCATATCCTTGAATGCGGTCGGCCCAATTAAAAAATCATGAAGAACGGAACTTAAAAGAAGAAGAAGGAATAAGATCATCTTAACAAGAAAGACTGCCCCATGAGGAGATATCCAATACGAGACCTGAGAATAAACCTCGAAATATCCCTTCAAATAAGCGATACTAATTCCCGAACATAATAATATTATAAACACATAATACGAAATTTTCCTGAACTGCAAAGCAACCTTAAGAAGTAATAGAGTTTTAACGTCCGTTAACTCCTTATCCTTATATACCGGTCGAAATATCATCACAAAGAAGAGCATTCCGCCCACCCAGAAGGCAGCTGCGAAAAAGTGAAATAATAGTGCTACAAAATACATGTAGAAAAATCTCAGCCTGTCAATTTTCTCCATAGAGCACGTCCGATAAATCTGAATTTTTCCCCTAAAGGAAATCTTCCTAGATTTGCTTGGACCACTCCTTTCGTGAATCTGGTTGCCTTAGAATAATCTATCTTTATATCCACAATAACAGGCCTTCCTTCGGCGGAGATACGGAATGCCTGCTTTAATGCAGAATCTATGTTCTCATTAGATTCAATAGAAAGATATGCTGCACCTGTTCCTCGCGCTATACCTTCTAATTGTAACTCACCTAGTATGGTACAGGTCTTCCGAGAATAAGGTATCTGTTGTCCTTGGGATATCTGGCTTAGCTCCCCATCATAGAAAACACAAATGATTACTCCAACGGAATTTGTACTAGCGGTGAGTAACTCTAATCCTGTCATCAAAAATGCACCGTCACCTACAATGCCCACAACATTACGATCCGGGTTTGCTATCTTGGCTCCGATGGAAGCAGGCACACAGTACCCCATAGAATTAAAATCGCTTGGTGAAATAAATGTTTTAGAACGGATCGATGGAAAAAGTTCAGCAGCTAAGAATGTATGATTCCCATCATCCACGACCAGGATATCTTCTTCTTTCATCTGTTTGCGCAACTCGCGAAAGAAAATAGAAGGATTTACTTTATCCGGAACAGAATGTTTTTCCCACTCGACTTCGTATTCTTTTTTCTTTTTTAGAATTAGATCCTCAATTTTCTCAGATTCTTTTTTCTGAATTCCGTCCTTTTTAAATTTCTCTAATATTTCACCCAATATATGTTTTGCGTCTCCCTCTAACTCGAATTTTGCAGGATAATTCTTAGAGAATACATCCGGATTCACATCTATATGGATTAAATTTTCAGGCACTTTCATGCTAAAACTTCCGGTAGGGATCTCGGAGAATCTTGTTCCGATAGCTAATAGACAGTCACAATTCTCAAAAGTCGCTTCTCCCGCCGGAACAGAATAAGGACCAAATCCCATTCCAGTATGAAGTGGATGATTCCCGGGAAATACACTCAATCCTTGCAAGGTAGTAGCAACGGGGGCACCAATGAGCTCGGCGAGTTCGATTAATTCTTTAGTCGCTTCTCGAGCTCCCCAACCTGCAAAAATCCCCGGATGTGCGGAGTTTTTCAAAAGATCATAAGCATTTTCTAATGCTGCTTCATCGATCTTCCATACATTCCTTTCTGGTGTGAACTTTGGAATATGGGACACATTTCCTGAAAACAATTGTATGTTTACCGGGATCTCTATAAAAACAGGTCCGGCCTCATCCTCTGTCGCAATCTCATAGGCTTCGAATATAATCGGGATAATGTCTTCATGAGTTTCTACTCGAAAGAATTTTTTAGTGATGCCTTTCAGAAATCCTGACTGATCAATTTGGTGTAATTGGAATTTTTTCCCGGTATCCGTTCTTACTCCGCCTGAGATGATCAACATTGGTATTCCATCCAAGTATGCTTCTCCGATCCCACTTAATGCGTGAGTCGCACCTGCAGCAGGAACAATAACCAAAGTACCAATAGATCCAGAAGTCCTACTGATTGCATCCGCCATAAACGCCGCTCCACATTCATGGGTTACAAGATAAGGAGTGATACTCTTAGATATATTCAATTCGTCGTACAATTCGGTATTATGGACCCCAGGTATTCCGAAAGTGAATTTCACTCCGATCTGTTCTAAGGCGTATACGATCAATTCTGCTCCGGTCTTTTTCATAATGATTCCTGTTTGTTATTTATGGTTTTATAATGGAACGCGCTGCAATTCTGGAGGTAAGTATACAACTGCCTAAGAAGGTTCCTTCTAAAGCACCTTTTCCGTGGATTCCTCCACCGCCGAAACCGGCCGCTTCCCCCACCGCATACAGACCTTCAATTGGATTTCCTCTGGGATCTAAAACTCTGGATTTTAGATCCGTTTGGATCCCTCCCATAGACTTTCGAGTAAGTATAAATTCGCGTATCGCGATCAGAGGCATTGCTTTTTTATCTAAGATCTTCTGGAACTTACAAGTTCGAGCACGATCCCCACGATAATTGCGAAGTTGTGTGATCCTTCTGAGTTGATCGTCATTATGGAATGTTTCTCCCCTTTCGATCATCTCATCATACTCAAGGATAGTTCTTTCTAATCTTTCCGCATTGATAGAACGATCTTCATTCAACTCGTTCATTCTTTCTGCAAGTTCTGAAACCGAATCCGCTACTACGAAATCGGGACATTCTGAGCTGATCTTTTTTACGAAAGATTCATTCCCGAAAAAAACAGTTTTCAAAAATCCTAAAAAGTCCTTAT encodes:
- a CDS encoding thiamine pyrophosphate-binding protein, translating into MKKTGAELIVYALEQIGVKFTFGIPGVHNTELYDELNISKSITPYLVTHECGAAFMADAISRTSGSIGTLVIVPAAGATHALSGIGEAYLDGIPMLIISGGVRTDTGKKFQLHQIDQSGFLKGITKKFFRVETHEDIIPIIFEAYEIATEDEAGPVFIEIPVNIQLFSGNVSHIPKFTPERNVWKIDEAALENAYDLLKNSAHPGIFAGWGAREATKELIELAELIGAPVATTLQGLSVFPGNHPLHTGMGFGPYSVPAGEATFENCDCLLAIGTRFSEIPTGSFSMKVPENLIHIDVNPDVFSKNYPAKFELEGDAKHILGEILEKFKKDGIQKKESEKIEDLILKKKKEYEVEWEKHSVPDKVNPSIFFRELRKQMKEEDILVVDDGNHTFLAAELFPSIRSKTFISPSDFNSMGYCVPASIGAKIANPDRNVVGIVGDGAFLMTGLELLTASTNSVGVIICVFYDGELSQISQGQQIPYSRKTCTILGELQLEGIARGTGAAYLSIESNENIDSALKQAFRISAEGRPVIVDIKIDYSKATRFTKGVVQANLGRFPLGEKFRFIGRALWRKLTG